The Acinetobacter chinensis genomic sequence CCTGCATACACTTTCATTTTCTTGATCATTGCATAACCAAGAGGACCTTTTGGTAACATACCTTTTACAGCTTTTTCTAAAACTGCTTCAGGTTTGTGAGCAATTAACTTCTCGAAGTTAGTCTCACGGATACCACCAGGGAAGCCAGTGTGGCGATAGTATTTTTTATCAAGTGCTTTTTTACCAGTCACTTGAATTTCTTCAGCATTGATCACAACGATATAATCGCCAGTGTCTACGTGAGGAGTATAAGATGTCTTGTGCTTACCGCGTAAACGACGAGCGATTTCAGTCGCAAGGCGACCTAAAGTTTTGCCAGAAGCATCAACAACGTACCAGTCGTGTTGAACTTCAGCAGGCTTAGCGCTGAGAGTTTTCATTAAACCACTACCTATTATAGTTGGTTTGGACTATGGAATCTGTCCAAACAAAAGGAGAGCGAATTCTACCTGAAATCAGATAAAATCACAATAGAAATGCAGTATTTCAAGCGCCGTATTCTAAAGCAGTTTTCAGGTTTGTGAAAGGGGTGTATATTTTTAATTCTGATTGAGCTAAAGTGGGAAATTATGTGAATAACCACATATTCACAGATGGAAAATAAGAAAAATATTGAACAGGAAAAGATGAAAAATATAAGAGTTTTATGACTATAAAAAATTATTCAGTGAGTTGTATTGCCTGGTTTTTGAAATGGAACCGTTTCTTTGTCACAGACTAAGCACGGGTTTTATAGGATTGAATAGGTAAAAAGATAAGGGGAAACAGGATATTAAGATTTTGCGGATGTTTGCTGCTGATCCTGTAAACAGAAGCACCGATTTATCTGGTTGAGGCTGTATAATGGTGATTAGTGCTAATTTAAGAGTTCTTCTATGCTGCCTTTATATATCACCAGTGGTGAACCAGCAGGGATTGGTCCTGACATCTGCCTAAGCCTGTCGGATCGTGTGGATGAACGCCCACTTGTTGTGCTGGCGGATATTCATATGTTGCATGAGCGTGCCCGCGTATTGAAAATGGATGTGCAGTTCGTTGAATATCAGGGGCAGTCTGAGTCATCTGCAACAGGGCAGTTATATGTTGAACATGTACCATTAAATCATGATGTGGTGCTGGGTCAGCTGAATCCTGAAAATTCATCCTATGTACTGGAACAGCTGCGCCGCTCTGCATCTTATGCAATGCAGGGACAGAGTGTCGGTGTTGCAACAGCGCCAGTGCAGAAGTCTGTAATCAATGATGCCGGCATTCATTTCAGTGGGCATACTGAATATTATCAGGAGTTTGCAGGTGTTGAGCGTGTGGTCATGATGCTGGCAACCAGAACTTTACGGGTTGCACTGGCGACTACGCATTTACCCTTACGTGAGGTTGCGGATGCCATTACCAAAGAGCGTCTTCACCAGGTGATTGATATTCTGCTCCATGATTTAAAAAGTAAATTTAAAAAAGAACATCCCCGTATTCTGGTCTGTGGTCTGAACCCCCATGCAGGAGAGGGTGGTTATCTCGGACATGAAGAAATTGATACAATCAATCCTGTACTTGAAAGTTATCGCAGTCAGGGTGTGGATATGAGTCTGAGTCTGCCTGCGGATACTTTATTTACCCCTGAGCATTTAAAAGATGCTGATGCGGTACTTGCGATGTATCATGATCAGGGATTACCTGTGTTAAAATCGCAGGGCTTTGGTGAAGCAATCAACATCACTTTAGGTTTACCTTTTATTCGTACTTCTGTTGACCATGGTACTGCACTCTCCCTTGCAGGTACTGGTCTGGCTAAAAGTTCAAGTCTGCATGTGGCAGTGGATTTAGCACTTGAACTTGCCCGCAATTAATACACGTTGGAAACTCTTTTATGTATCAGATTAATGCCTTAAACCCAAAAGATGAAGGGCATCATACGCGTAAGCGTTTTGGTCAGAACTTTTTGCATGACCAGCGTGTAATTGCCAAAATTGTACGTTCTGTAAATCCTCGTTCTGGCGACAATATTGTCGAAATTGGTCCTGGTCTTGCGGCACTGACCTCACCTTTGATTGGTGAGTGTGAAGCGCTGACTGTGGTTGAGCTTGACCGTGATCTTGCAGCAGGTTTGCCTGGTCGTGTACCGCATCCTGAACGTCTGACCATCGTGGAAACTGATGCGTTGAAATATGATTTTACTGAGCTGTTTCAGGAAGGGCGTCCGCTGCGTGTGGTGGGTAACCTGCCGTATAACATCTCGACACCACTTTTGTTCCATCTCTTGGAGTTTGGTGACAAAGTGAAAGACATGCATTTCATGCTGCAAAAAGAAGTGGTTGACCGCATCACCGCCGATCCGAATACGAAAGAATATGGTCGCCTGTCTGTGATGATTCAGTACTACTGTAAACCGACTTTCCTGTTTGAAGTACCACCGGGGTCGTTCAATCCACCTCCTAAAGTCACCTCTGCGGTGTTCCGTTTAGAGCCATATGCGGTTAAACCGATTGTGGCAAAAAATGAAAAAGCACTGGCACGTCTGGTTTCACATGTGTTTACTCAGCGTCGTAAAACTTTGCGCAACAGCTTAAAAGGCATGCTGGTTGAAGAAGGTTTTGAAAATGCGGGTGTAGATCCGATGGCACGTCCAGAAACGCTGACACTGGCTCAGTTTGTTGCATTATCCGATCAGATGGTGGCTTAAATGGCGCAGGATATGAACCGTTCAGATATTCGTTATAACTACGTGATAGGTGATGTTCAGGGCTGTTTTGAAGCGCTGAAAGCCTTGCTTAAGGAAATTCAGTTTGATGCAGATCAGGATTTTATCTGGTTTGCAGGTGATATGGTTGCCCGTGGTGAAAATTCTGTCGGAGCTATCCGTTTCATTAAAAAACTGGTCGACAGAAATGTGGCTGCTACTGTGCTGGGCAATCATGATTTAAATTTGCTTGCCGTGGCACGGGGTATTAAAAAACTCAAAGATAAAGACCGTATAGATGATGTGATTCATGCACTGGAAAGTGATGATCTGATTGAGTGGTTACGTCATCAGCCTTTATGTTTATTTCCGAATGAACAGACCATCCTGACGCATGCCGGTGTGCCGAATATCTGGACCGCTGCGCAGACAGCGCTCCTGGCGAAAGAAGTGGAAGCAGTGATTGGACATGACGATTTTGAAGTGATGGATGAATTTCTGAAAGAGATGTATGGCACAGAGCCTGATCTCTGGTCTGAAGATCTGACAGGAAATGCCCGCTTGCGCTGTATTACCAACTATCTGACCCGTATGCGTTTAAGTGATGCAGAGGGGCGGCTGGAATTCAGTTTCAAGGATGCACTGGATGAGCCTATGCCGGAAGGATTTCAGCCGTGGTTTGAGTATCCATCACAGGCAGCAGAAACTCATCAGGTCATTTTTGGGCACTGGGCTGCACTGGAAGGAAAAACTATCAGTCCGAACATACAGAATGTTGATGGCGGCTGTGTCTGGGGGCATAAGCTGATTGCCTATCGCCTTGAGGACAGACAATCGTTCAGCGTACCTAATCCTGTGATGTGAAACAGACCATAAAAAAAGCCACTTGAAGTGGCTTTTTTTATTTCAGAAAGGAAAAAAATTAATCTCTGCGGATCCAGGTCTGATTACGCCCCAGGGTTGAAACACCCATATAGGCACGTAAAGTCAGACGTTTTCCTGATGCATTCAGACGCATTTTGGCATCGTACAGCTTGCCTGAAAGTGGGTCCATAATCCGACCTTTTTCATAATTGTCAGTACCGCTGACATGCTGCAGACCTTTCAGAATCTCCATTCCTAAAATCGGCTGATTGGTATAAGGAGCAGGGCACTTGTAACAGGTTTCACGTGGGGTATAACCCGGACGTGGTGTCACTTTTACAATCGTGCCTGTGAATGTATTATTGGATTCTTTTTTAATCTCAATAATGGCTTTGGCTGCTCCAGTTTTATCATCAATCTGTTGCCATACCCCAGAAATATCTTCTGCAGATGCTGAGCCGCAGGCTGCAGCAAAACATATTGCTGATATAAATTTGAACTGTTTAATCATGAGTAGCTTAAATTCCCCGGAATTATAAATTAGCTTTAAATCATGTTGAAACGTGCCAAAGATGAATTATTCCTGACGGATCCAGATCTGAGTGCGTCCAATTGCAGCGATACCGACATATCCCCTTAAATGCAGACGCTTTCCATTCTGAGAAAGTTTACCTTTCAGGCTGTATGTTTTGCCTGAAAGTGGATCCAGAATACGACCGTCATCATAACTGTTTTCACCTTCGAGTTTCAGCCCCTTAAATACTTCAAGCCCAAGGATGGGTTTATTGGTATAAGGTGCTGGGCAGTTTACACAAGTCTCCCGAGGCGTGTAACCAGGTCGAGGGGTGATTTTGGTAATTTTGCCACTGAATGTACCGTTACTGTCTTTGGAAATCTGAATCAGTGCTTTGGGTGAGCCGGTTTTATCATCAATCTGCTGCCATATACCTGTCAGGTCTGCAGCAAAAAGGTTCCCACTTAAAATCAGACCAGCTACCCCAGCCAGGAATATATTTTTTTTCATATCAGTTCCTTTGATTGTGTTATTTAATTATTTAATATTTATCACTATATTATGCCTGTTGGTTAAATAGTCAACATAATTTCCTGCTAAAGATCACCTTTTTAAAAAATTATGTGGCTGAAATAAAAAGAGCCACACACAGGTGACTCTTGATTATTTTTAATCGCTTTTGATCCAGGTCTGGCTGCGACCCAGCGCAGATACACCGACATAACCGCGTAAAGTCAGACGTTTTCCATTGTTGCTGAGCTTTGCTTTGGTACTGTAAATTTTACCGGATAAAGGATCAATGATTTTCCCTTCGCTGAAGTTACCATTGCCGGTATCTTTAAGTCCTTTAAGAACATCCAGTCCTAAAATAGGTTTGTCTGTATAAGGTGCAGGGCAGTTTACGCAGGTCTCTCTTGGTGTATAACCAGGACGAGGTGTCACCTTTACAATTTTGGCAGTAAAGGTGTCATTTGCCTCACGGCGAATCTCCAGGATTGCTTTTGATGAACCTGTTTTGTCATCAATATTTTTCCATGTTCCCGAAATATCTTCAGCAAAAACCGTGCAACTGAGCGCTGAAAACACAATTGCAGCAGCAAGTTTAATCTTCCCCATCCGAACGTTCCTTCTGATAATTTAAAATCCCCAAAATCATCTTAGGATTATTTTTTAAACTATACAACTGTTTACATGTGACTGATCAATCACATTTTCTGTAAATACAGTATGAAGGTTGGCAGCCATATTGCAGTGAACACCGCATTTACCGCCATGCCAAAGGCTGCATAGCGCCCTGCAACACTGCCACGCTGCCATGCCTGCGCTGTTCCAATGGCATGAGCTGCAAGCCCTAAAGCAAGTCCCGAAGCCCGTTCATCGTTGATATGACGAAGTATCCACGGAGAAAATGCAGCACCAAGTACGCCAGAAAGAATAACAATCAGAATAGCCATGCTGATCGGTGCATGCAGTAGTGTTGCGATATTGATAGCAATCGGTGTGGTGACTGCCCGTGTTGCAAATGCCATGATGGATGCATCTGACATGTGCAGCAGCCATGCAAGCCCCATCGGAATGGCGACAGCACTGATACTTGCAAAAACCAGAATACCGACCATTGCTTTTAATGGCAGGTCGTCGTAACGCATGGCAGCCAGTGGTATGGCCAGAGCAACGGTGACATATCCAAGCAGATTGTTGAAAACCGGATTGACCTGACTCATATAGTTTTCATAGGGAATGCCAAAAACAAAGAGCAGGGCAATGATAAAGAACATGCCAAAAACAATGATGGGAATCTGAGGAATACGCCGGTTCAGCGGTTTAGCCAGCAGGTAGGCAACAAGGGTGATGAGAAATCCATATAAAACTGCGATCATGTGCTTCTCCTATAACCACTTTTTTGCCATTTTTGCATAGACCCATAACGGGATGAGTGTACTGATACACAGCACAAGCAGAAATGCAGGAATTTCTTTACCCATATGTACCATCATGATCAGTGAGCCTGCACTGATGGGTAAAAATGCAAAAGCACTTTCTTTCATGATTTTGTTGTTGGTATCTACAAGCCGAGCTGGAATTTTTCTGAATTTCCGCCAGAGTAAAAGCACAGACAGTAAGCTGAGCAACCCGACCAGATTGCCCAGTTCTGGATGATGAAACTGTGCCATGATCCATACAGATGCTTCGCGGAAAATAATAATCAGCGAGATTGTACCTATCCAGGCTGTCCAGTCGATATTTTTGATCCAGTCCATTTTTGATCTGATGTTAAAATTATACTTATCACGTTTTAACCGATTTAGCTTTTGATTTCAAATTCTTCAAGTGGTCTTTTGAAATATTCAGCTTTGTTCCCCAGTATTTCCTCCATTGGAAGGTGAGCCTGGCGGATTAACTGTTCAAGTTTCTGAGGAGAAATCCTGACATTCAGCAGTAAATTACCGGCATCATCATAACTTTCAGTCCGAATGACATTGAGGGCATATAACTGATTGCGGAGTTTTCCATAAGCAGGTTTCAGGGTCAGGTCAAAACTCTGAATCTGTCCGGTTAAGCATTCCTGAACCGCCTGTTTCAGCAGGTTCAGCCCCTGGGATGAATGTGCAGAAACATAGACACGTCCTGGACAGTCTGGTTCTGCATAAATAATTTTAGGATCTTCACCTGTAACATCAATTTTGTTATAGACCTGAAGAACAGGGGCATCAGCTCCAATTTCCTTTAATACTTTTTCAACGGCTTCAATCTGTTCCATCATATCGGGCGAGCTGGAATCAATGACATGTAAAAGCAGTGTCGCTTCAAGTGTTTCTTCCAGAGTCGCTTTAAATGATTCGACCAGGGAGTGTGCCAGGTTACGGACAAATCCAACGGTATCTGCCAGTACCAGTGCCCCGATTCCATCCCAGTCGAGTCGTCTCAGGGTTGGGTCCAGTGTGGCAAACAGCTGATCGGCTGCATAAACATCTGAGCCTGCAAGAATATTGAACAGGGTGGATTTTCCTGCGTTGGTATAACCGACCAGTGACACTGTAGGAACAGCGGCTTTCTGTCGGGCAGCACGCCCCTGAATACGGGTCAGACGGACTTTTTCAAGTTTGTCTTTCAGCTGTCCCATGCGGATACGCAGTAAACGACGGTCTGTTTCCAGCAGGGTTTCACCTGGACCACGCAGGCCGATACCACCTTTCTGGCTGTCCAGGTTACTGCGACCACGGACCAGACGTGAAGCCAGATGATCCAGCTGAGCCAGTTCAACCTGGAGCTTCCCTTCATGTGTTCTTGCACGTTGCGCAAAAATATCCAGAATCAGCCCTGTACGGTCTATTACACGGCATTTCAGGATTCTTTCCAGGTTCCGTTCCTGGGAGGGCGTCAGTGTATGATCAAAGATCACCAGTTCAGCTTCCAGTTCAGAAACAAGCTCTGCAATTTCATCGGCTTTACCTGAACCGATGAAAAACCGCGAATCTGGACGGTTTCTCTGAATATGCAGATGCTGAAGAATGTCAGCACCTGCTGAATGTGCAAGCAGGGCAAATTCTTCTGTGTCGAGATCTTCGAGCATTTGCACAGCAACGCTGACCAGTATGACTTTTTCACTGTGCTTTTTTTGCTGAAGTTCGATCACTGATGGCTTACTCATGGAAAATATTTGTTTTAGTTTAAAACATGCTGAAGGCAGGAATACAGCGATATTTCGTCGGATGCGCTGTTTAACCCTGATTTGCAAAAAGTTACTGAAACAGAAATCATGAAAATTCAGACTTCACTCAATATGCAGCACTGGTTACAGAGCAGAAATTTGAGTTTTTAATATCAATGCAAGTTAAAACTGATCAGTATAGAATGAGACAAAATAAATGATTAAAAGCTGTAAAGCCTGTGATTGATGAAAAACCTATGAACCAAGTATCTGAGACCAGAAGCTCCTCATTAAAGGGTATTTCCCGTTTTTTTCTATATGCCAGAAAACTGATTGCAGGTATTGGCGCAATCAGTAATGGGTTTTATCTGGTTTATCGCCATCGCTTATATAAAGATCCGAACAATCCAAAAAATACCCGATATGTGCAGTATTTCTGTCGACAGCTCAGTCAGGTTTTTAATGTCGAGGTTCAGGTGCATGGTGAAATTCCACGCCAGCCTGCGCTGTGGGTCAGCAATCATATTTCATGGCTGGATGTGGCAGTACTGGGTTCAGGCGCACGGGTTTTCTTTCTTGCCAAAGCAGAAATTGAAAAATGGCCGGTACTGGGAAATCTTGCCAAAGGTGGCGGTACACTGTTTATTAAGCGTGGTTCTGGCGACTCAGTCAAAATCCGTGAACAGATTGCTGCGTTTTTAAAGCAGGATATTCCAGTTCTGTTTTTCCCTGAAGCGACCACCACCGATGGGACTAAAGTCAAAAAAGTGCATGGTCGGATACTGGGCGCGGCAATTGAAGCGGGTAAACCGGTTCAGATCTGTCTGATCTGTTATGTCAATCAGCATGGGCAGATGGATACCGTTGCACCTTTTATTGGAAATATGACTTTTGTAGAGCACGTAAAGAATGTGCTTGAAATGCCGAAAGTGACTGCACACCTGATGACGCTGGATGCCATTGATGTTCAGGGGCATACTGTGGACAGTCTGACAAAAGAAGTTCAGGAAAAAATGGTAGAGGGGCTGGAAAAACTTCAGCAGATGGTGTTGGTCCAGCCTGTAAATACTGCTGAAGCACCATAATTTATACTCAGAAAGTGACGGTCATCTACTTAACCAGTGAGCAGGATCAGCCCCGCTCACTGTCAGAATTACATAAAGCCTTCAATCGGCAGGAATGACATCAGCTTGACTCCTGCTTTTTGCCACCATTTCATCCGTGGTTCTTTTGTGTAGGTTTTGACACTGCCATCGTGTTTTTTCAGTTGCCATTCAATACTGTTGTTTGCATCAAGCACCAGTTTGTAGGCATATTTGCTCAGGTTTTCATCCATGGTGTGGTGTACGGCTTTTGCCAGCTGAGGGCTGTTCAGCAGCACACCGATTTCAGTATTTAAATAAGCTGAGCGTGGATCAAAGTTAAAAGAACCAATAAAAACCTGCTTTTCATCAATACTCATGAGTTTTGCATGCAGGCTGGAACGGCTCAGACCTTTCAGGCTGACTTTGGCTTTTTTAGCCACTTCTTCTGTATTGACATTCAGGTTACTGGCTTCAGGTGCGGCTAAAAACTCGTACAGCTGTACATCATTTTCCAGTAACTGCTGACGGTATTTACCATAAAAAGCATGTACCAGTGGAACATCATTGGCTTTAAATGAGTTGGTCAGTACACGGACCTGAACATTTTCATCAGACAGTTCAGACAGACGTTTAGCGCCTTTCTTTTCAGGGACAAAATAGGCTGAAATAATATCAATACTGTGTTGTGGTTTTTCCAAGTGTTCCATCAGCTGAAAATTCAGATGCTGTTCTTTTTTTGCTTTTGCTTTAATTTTGCTCGGTGAGTCCTTGACCACTTCGGCTTTGACCCAGTCCAGCTGGATGCTCTGGTTCAGCCATTTTTCAAATGCCTGAGAGCGGTTGGTCAGATCCAGATAGTTCTGAACAGTGGCTTCCTGATAATGTTCTTCCACCTGTTGCTTGAGACTGTCAAAACGCAGGGTGTAGTGCTTAGGGTTCACCAGTTCCTGTACAGGAAAGGCATAATCATCGTTCCAGTATTCATCAAAAGAGTGGATGATTTCATCGGCAGCATTTCCCACAAGCATCACATCAACATCAGAAAACTGGTAGTTGTCACTGACATTGAAATACTGATTACTCATATTGCGACCACCAATCAAGGCAATCTGATTGTCTGAAATAAAGCTTTTATTGTGCATACGGCGGTTGATGCGCTTTAAATCCAGCAGCATATCCATGGCACGGTAATGTCTGAAACGGTAAGGGTTATACAGTCTGACCTCAATATTGGTGTGCTGATTCAGCGCGAGGTAAATTCCTTCCATTTTTTTTGCATTGTTGTCATCTATGAGCAGGCGGACTTTGACGCCCCGGTCTGCTGCCCGGATAATTGAATGCAGTGCCAGCGCCCCAATTTTATCGTTGTCCCATATGTAATACTGAAGATCCAGGGTTTTTTCGGCTTTATCTATTAAGTGCAGACGGGCAGCAATCGCTTCAAACGGATCGTAAAGAACATGGTAGCCCGTCAGCTGAGGATTTTTTTCTCTTAATGGTAGAACAATTCTGGCAAGTGAAGTTTGTGCGGTATCGGTATTGAAGGCAAACTCAACAGGGTGAGCTTCCTGTTTAGGTAAAGTACTGCAACCTGGAGCCCCCAGCAGCAGGCAGCACGAAATCAGCAACATTCCCTTTTGTCCTGTGGAAGTCCTGAATTGTCCTGTATTGTTGCTGTGAGGATATGTCATAATTTATTCATATAGCCGAAATTTGGTTTGAGTATAATTGTGAGCTGTGAAAAGATAAATATAAGAACAGTTGAAAAACACTGTAAGACTGTAGAGTAAAAATATGTGGGAAACGCACTCAATCGTTGTATATTTCTATGTCTGTTTTGGGTTACTTGCCGTATGGGCAGTGTCTCAGGCATGGTTGAGTCAGTCAAGGACAGAAACAGTCCATCCATTTAAAGCATTTGTACATCTGCTGGCTTTTTATCTTTCCTATCTGCTTATTCCTTTGTTTGTATTCAGTATTTATGCAGGATGGAGTGGCTATTACTCGCTGCATGAGGCTGTTTTTACATTTCTGATCAGTGGTCTGCTGGTTTATGCGCGTTTTATTGAGCCGCATCATGTCAAAGTTCAGACTATGCAGTATCCGATTCTTGAAAATCAGCCGCTGAAGAAACCGGTTAAAATTGCTCTGATCGCAGATTTACATATCGGTCTGTTTTCAGGACATGAACGCCAGCTGAATATCATTGTCCGTAAAATCAATCAGCAGAAGCCTGATCTGGTTGTGGTTGCTGGTGACTGGACCTATGAACCTGAAAATAAACTGGCTGAAGAACTGGCAATCTTAAAGCAGATTGAAGCTCCGGTTTATTCGGTCAATGGCAATCATGATGAACAGTATCCGGGACCACCCATTCAGGACTTACTGGCGCATGCACTGAGCAGTAATGATGTCATGGATATTGAAGGGCAGATTGTTGAATTTGATGAATTCAGACTGCTGGGCGTGGGTGATTTATGGGCAGGAAAAACCGATATGCGGTATATGCCCGAATTGCCTCAGGACAAACCCTGGGTGATTCTTTCCCATAATCCAGATACGGTGGATATGGTGCCACAGTTACCGACCCGCCCTTTAATGCTCTCAGGACATACTCACGGTGGTCAGGTTGAACTTCCCTGGCTGACGGATTATGTCATGAAAAAGGTTTCCATCCTTGGGCATAAAAAAGGTTTGTATCAGCATGAAAATGCCAGTGTGTTTGTCACGGTCGGGACAGGCATGGTCGGTGTTCCTTTCCGTTTCCGTGTTCCACCGACCATTGATATCATTGAACTGATCTGACTTTATTTGATTTTCAGATCAGCTTCATTTCTCACTGATAGCTACAACCTGACCAGCAGCACTGGATGGAAAATCAGTGCTGTTTTTACAGCTGTAAATAAATAGAACGTCTGTTATAAAATTTGAAATAAAAGAGTTGTTTTTTCTGTCATTTTTTAAGAGTATATTTTGATCAGTCCATACTGAAACTGCAAAAAAATCTGATACTGATATGGATGGATTTATAAAAATTACAGGGGGATAAAAATATGGCGTTTCATCATGAAGTCGGGGGACCATTCGGTCTGACAGCACAACAGTCCGATCAGCTTGAACAGGGTTTAAAAGCACTGGATGCAGAATTTAATCAGGCTGTAGATGTCGAAAATGATGAGTTTGCACAGCAATATTCAGCTAAATTTGAACAACTGACCAGTGGGTTGGGGATTTCTGAAGAAGAGCGTGAAATGCTGATCAGTCATCTGTATTTTACTGAAGAATTTCATGATCTGGTGACTTATATAGTTCCTGCTTATTATCGGGCAGGAGGTGATCGTGAAGTGTACAGTGATACTTATGAGCTGATGATGGGGGAGATGCAGCTGGAAGATTAGTTGCTGAAAAATATTCGGTATAAAAAAACCAGCACACAGAGCGCTGGTTTTTTTATTTTCAGATCAGATTAAACCTGATTGTTTACATCGTCATTTTTTGTTTCACGGATAGCAAGGAATGCCAGCAGTGACAGAATGGATGCTGCAGTCAGATAGTAGCCGACGGCATACAGACCATAAGTGGTTGCAAGTTTGGTTGCAATCAGTGGTGCAAAAGAAGCACCGAAAATACCCGCCAGGTTGAAGGTCAGTGCTGAACCTGTGTAACGGACAGAAGTCGGGAAAATTTCAGAAAGTACTGTACCGATAGGACCATAAGTCAGCCCCATAATCGCAAGTCCCAGGCAGAGGAACAGGAACACGATCACAGTACTGCCGGATTCCAGCATGCTTGAAAACACTAGACCGAACAGGGCAGAGACGACACATACCCCAATGGAGGTTGCCTTACGTCCAAACTTTTCTGCAAATACGGCAGACAGTGGAATAAATGCGGCAAAACACAGCGTTGCGACCAGCTGTAACTCAAGAAATTCTGCACGTGTATAGCCTAACTGTGTAGTTCCCCAGTTCAGTGCAAATACAGTTGTCAGGTAGAACACAACAAAGGTACAGATGGCTGCAATGGTTCCCAGAATCAGCATGCCCCAGTGTTTGGTCAGGACTTCTTTAAAAGGAACATTCACTTCTTTCTGTTTATCCAGCACTTTCTGGAAAGCAGGGGTCTCATGCAGTTTCAGACGGATCCATAAGCCCATGATGACCAACAGCGCACTTGAAATAAATGGAATACGCCAGCCCCACTGCATGAAGTCTTCTTCAGACATAAATGCACCCAGGGTCAGAAATGAGCCAGTTGCTAAAATAAAACCGATTGGTGCTCCAAGCTGAGGGAACATACCATACCAGGCACGTTTACCTTCAGGTGCATTTTCAGTGGCCAGCAGAACAGCACCAGACCATTCACCCCCCAGTCCCAGTCCCTGACCTAAACGGCACAGAGCAAGCAGCAACGGAGCCATAATTCCAATCTGGGCATAAGTCGGCAGTAAACCGATACAGACCGTGGAAATCCCCATTGTCAGTAATGCCGCAACCAGTGTGGCTTTACGCCCGATACGGTCACCCAGATGTCCAAACAGCGCAGCACCAATTGGGCGGGCAATAAATGCAA encodes the following:
- the rplM gene encoding 50S ribosomal protein L13, producing MKTLSAKPAEVQHDWYVVDASGKTLGRLATEIARRLRGKHKTSYTPHVDTGDYIVVINAEEIQVTGKKALDKKYYRHTGFPGGIRETNFEKLIAHKPEAVLEKAVKGMLPKGPLGYAMIKKMKVYAGTEHPHAAQQPQVLDI
- a CDS encoding DUF2147 domain-containing protein; this encodes MIKQFKFISAICFAAACGSASAEDISGVWQQIDDKTGAAKAIIEIKKESNNTFTGTIVKVTPRPGYTPRETCYKCPAPYTNQPILGMEILKGLQHVSGTDNYEKGRIMDPLSGKLYDAKMRLNASGKRLTLRAYMGVSTLGRNQTWIRRD
- a CDS encoding LrgB family protein, giving the protein MIAVLYGFLITLVAYLLAKPLNRRIPQIPIIVFGMFFIIALLFVFGIPYENYMSQVNPVFNNLLGYVTVALAIPLAAMRYDDLPLKAMVGILVFASISAVAIPMGLAWLLHMSDASIMAFATRAVTTPIAINIATLLHAPISMAILIVILSGVLGAAFSPWILRHINDERASGLALGLAAHAIGTAQAWQRGSVAGRYAAFGMAVNAVFTAIWLPTFILYLQKM
- a CDS encoding symmetrical bis(5'-nucleosyl)-tetraphosphatase produces the protein MNRSDIRYNYVIGDVQGCFEALKALLKEIQFDADQDFIWFAGDMVARGENSVGAIRFIKKLVDRNVAATVLGNHDLNLLAVARGIKKLKDKDRIDDVIHALESDDLIEWLRHQPLCLFPNEQTILTHAGVPNIWTAAQTALLAKEVEAVIGHDDFEVMDEFLKEMYGTEPDLWSEDLTGNARLRCITNYLTRMRLSDAEGRLEFSFKDALDEPMPEGFQPWFEYPSQAAETHQVIFGHWAALEGKTISPNIQNVDGGCVWGHKLIAYRLEDRQSFSVPNPVM
- a CDS encoding DUF2147 domain-containing protein, which encodes MGKIKLAAAIVFSALSCTVFAEDISGTWKNIDDKTGSSKAILEIRREANDTFTAKIVKVTPRPGYTPRETCVNCPAPYTDKPILGLDVLKGLKDTGNGNFSEGKIIDPLSGKIYSTKAKLSNNGKRLTLRGYVGVSALGRSQTWIKSD
- the hflX gene encoding ribosome rescue GTPase HflX — encoded protein: MSKPSVIELQQKKHSEKVILVSVAVQMLEDLDTEEFALLAHSAGADILQHLHIQRNRPDSRFFIGSGKADEIAELVSELEAELVIFDHTLTPSQERNLERILKCRVIDRTGLILDIFAQRARTHEGKLQVELAQLDHLASRLVRGRSNLDSQKGGIGLRGPGETLLETDRRLLRIRMGQLKDKLEKVRLTRIQGRAARQKAAVPTVSLVGYTNAGKSTLFNILAGSDVYAADQLFATLDPTLRRLDWDGIGALVLADTVGFVRNLAHSLVESFKATLEETLEATLLLHVIDSSSPDMMEQIEAVEKVLKEIGADAPVLQVYNKIDVTGEDPKIIYAEPDCPGRVYVSAHSSQGLNLLKQAVQECLTGQIQSFDLTLKPAYGKLRNQLYALNVIRTESYDDAGNLLLNVRISPQKLEQLIRQAHLPMEEILGNKAEYFKRPLEEFEIKS
- the pdxA gene encoding 4-hydroxythreonine-4-phosphate dehydrogenase PdxA: MLPLYITSGEPAGIGPDICLSLSDRVDERPLVVLADIHMLHERARVLKMDVQFVEYQGQSESSATGQLYVEHVPLNHDVVLGQLNPENSSYVLEQLRRSASYAMQGQSVGVATAPVQKSVINDAGIHFSGHTEYYQEFAGVERVVMMLATRTLRVALATTHLPLREVADAITKERLHQVIDILLHDLKSKFKKEHPRILVCGLNPHAGEGGYLGHEEIDTINPVLESYRSQGVDMSLSLPADTLFTPEHLKDADAVLAMYHDQGLPVLKSQGFGEAINITLGLPFIRTSVDHGTALSLAGTGLAKSSSLHVAVDLALELARN
- a CDS encoding DUF2147 domain-containing protein, encoding MKKNIFLAGVAGLILSGNLFAADLTGIWQQIDDKTGSPKALIQISKDSNGTFSGKITKITPRPGYTPRETCVNCPAPYTNKPILGLEVFKGLKLEGENSYDDGRILDPLSGKTYSLKGKLSQNGKRLHLRGYVGIAAIGRTQIWIRQE
- the rsmA gene encoding 16S rRNA (adenine(1518)-N(6)/adenine(1519)-N(6))-dimethyltransferase RsmA; its protein translation is MYQINALNPKDEGHHTRKRFGQNFLHDQRVIAKIVRSVNPRSGDNIVEIGPGLAALTSPLIGECEALTVVELDRDLAAGLPGRVPHPERLTIVETDALKYDFTELFQEGRPLRVVGNLPYNISTPLLFHLLEFGDKVKDMHFMLQKEVVDRITADPNTKEYGRLSVMIQYYCKPTFLFEVPPGSFNPPPKVTSAVFRLEPYAVKPIVAKNEKALARLVSHVFTQRRKTLRNSLKGMLVEEGFENAGVDPMARPETLTLAQFVALSDQMVA